In Ornithodoros turicata isolate Travis chromosome 1, ASM3712646v1, whole genome shotgun sequence, the DNA window GTAATGCaattaaatttaatgtaatttggAAACTGATCACTAAACTATTAGGTGGCCTTGTGTTTGTTCCACAAATATTCCTTTTTACAAACTGcttaggattttccagcaaattttcgtGTGTCCTACGATGCTTCCAGCAATGCAGAAGCTCACTCAAGGGCGAGCGACTAGcgagcgacacatcagactggcgatgccttgtttgcaaaggacggtggagggaaatagcaccgggttctaTGTGGTTTTATCGCACATGATGTACGCGGTGGGCTCAAGTAGATACTTAAATTGCAATAACTAATTTGTGTTCATCACCACGGCGTATCTCATCTTGCCCCATGcgctgtctcgtcttgccccgagggtggGGGCAAGAtaagacaatctgcatttttgaattttttttattctgtgtttattttagaaccgtTTACGCccgttctgatttacagatcagGAACTCTAGACCTACTGCTAGACCTCTAGACCTCTAGACCCTCTAGACCTATTGCTCAGTTACGCAACCACGCATAAGACAGCgctctgtagcagacgacaagctctgcaattcctcttttttttttcaggagcCGGTTATATTACGTCAATGCAACTGGTTCAGAACTGCGTCTACACTTCGCTTGCACTTAAGAGCTGGTGCAGCACGTGTGCAGCACATTTCTTTCAAAAGAACGCACCTTGTGTATTCCCTGGACCCCAAAACGGGACGTCCGCTATGACTGGGGGAAGGAGAGAAAATCAGCAAGCCACCTTTTGTGCTCCTTTCACTTAGCCTACACCCTGTGACGTAAGcttctgttcttttcttttatctTTCACGCACTACCTTGCGTGCACATCGAACTCTTTGATCAAAATTGAGTAGTCTTTGACAGGAGTTGATTTGTAGTCTACATATTCCTTGAGTATTGGGAGGAATAGAAAATACACACACGATGGGACGATGGGACGTGTGAGTTTTCTATTGCTCCTCATACTCAAGGAATATGGTGAGTGCAAATCCGTTACACCAGATTACCTCTCTCCTACTCCTGCGTTCAACGTTGGATTTTATATTTGCTGATCAAGCAAGTATGATATGGTGTGCCTCGAATTGCTGGCTCGATTACTTCGCAGAACAGTAACCGGAAGTTACGTGTAGCGATGTCGCATCGGTGAAAGCACTGCCTATGATTATAAACATTGAGCCCATCCGAAACATTAGTTTCGAATATAAATAATTGGTCACCAATTTCATTGAAATATTTTTGCACTTTGACTTTGAGCATCATTGACGAATAAAGTGTAAGAGTTCGTCTGTCTTGGGCTTGGATACGGCCTGTCGCTTCGACGAACCGGTTTTACACCGTGTAAGTTTCTTACTGCGGTGTACGAAAATGTTGCCTGCAAGTGTAAGTGCTATTATGTGTGTAGTACGTTTACGTTTCATGCGTGCTATGCTGTTGCCATAGCATGCTAGCATGTTGCTAGAGCATGCTGCGCGCTACGCTATAGGGTGATCACTGCTGCTGAGCTCTCCATTCTCGACACCTGGTCTTCCAGGTAATATGAGTGTTGTATGCTAGTAGCAGAGGAGGTTCGAGACCTCTGGAAATGCTATTTGCAAAAATTACCAGTTCCTAATGAACCAGGTTATTGGAGTTCCTACTGGCACCATCATAGCACATCCTTGCATCTTCATACGTACCATCTTCAGCTTCTTCCAGTGCTTGCTTGAACGGCTCATCTGGAACATCAAAAAGAGTGCAAATGCTCAACGGCACCTTCTACGACAAACATGAGGCAGTTGAAAGGGTTTAGCGAGCGCATACTCAAAGCGATGGCGGTATATGCCTTGATTTCACAAAGCACGCATATAATCTCCGGTTAGCGGGACAGCAAGCGGAACGGAGCCGTCGCCTCAGGGACACGTACCTAGCGGAGCgtaaaggctggtttagagcCCGACGTAGTCTTCGTCCGTTGCCGCCTGCGTTCCGCTCCGACAGTTAGCATTCGCTAGGCCATGCTGCTTCATCCTACCGGGATCGGTCATTCGACGCAGCGCAGCGAAAATACTACCGGATATTTTCACATTTCGTAAtgggaaagcagtcatatctgGCAACTGTACCCGCGTGTTGGAATCCGATTGACAGTTCCTGTTCCCGTTGTTGGTACTGTTATGTTTATACTACTGTAGTATGCGGTCGGTACCGTCAAACATGGACCCTGAattgaagaagaaagtcacACGTCTTCCCAGCTGTTCTCCTCCTGTTGCTTCTCTTCATAGCGCATCCGTCGTGTATTATATATGGGCACGGATGTGCCTTAACAGCTTAGATCAAAAGCTCAGTGGGCGGCGCCATGTTGGGAAATGCGAGTCCGCAGAAGCCCACGCCGTGCACAGCTCACTGGCGACGGCCAGATGTAGAGCTTTGCTCTACTCCCCTAACGGCGGCTGACGTATCGCGCTTCGCCAAGTGTCgtcgaactatgaactcaccggcTGTGGCTCGCGATGCGCGGTGGTGCGCCGCGCGTCGTGACGCCCCgctccgtcggactctaaaGCAGCGTTTATGCGCGCGTACCCTCTCGCTAACCCCCTGACGGGAACGAGGCACAAAACACATTCAGGAAAAAGTATCTATCATAATTAATCATCGGTGCGAACATTATTGGAACAAGAGTGATAGAGGACCTCCACCTAGCAACCGGCGAACTCGAGAGGTCGGTCCAGAGCGAGCACCCGAATCCGCTACACAGCAATGACATCCAGCAAAAAGGCCCAACAGCATACGACGATTTTTCGACGGGAAACCGGCCAACTCTCTCACTGGCACGACAACTCGTCGGAGTAACGGCGGGACAGACCGCATGCACAGACTTCCTCTGACGCGGACGGTGGCGccctagcgggcgtttcgttagtccgtgttaaattttgacTTAAAATTTgctgataaatattttgctacacatagaaaCGTTGTAGTGGCACACAGAGGAAGTTATTGCGGTCAAGACATATTCGCAAAGACGGCATCTTTAGCTTTCGAAATGGTCCCCAGGTTGGtcatacgggcatccgaaatgcTTGCCGCGTCCGCAAGAGGAGCGGCCGCCTAACGTCATTTCTGTTTACGGTCCCATTGGCTGCCGTCAAGCGGTCACTTCCGCCTTTCGCCAGATATTTCTTGCCACTGCTGTCGTCGGGAAATCGGTGGCGTTCCCATTGTTCGGGTAGGCTCAGCGGAAAACTGGTGACGGTGGCCGGTTTTCCGTCGAAAAATCGTCGTATGTGGTTGATGCTCAAGGAGGCAAATCCGTGTCCATCAAGGAAAGACAACCACACAACCACGTTTCCGTTAAGGAGCTTGGCGGCAGCCATTGCGTGCATCCGGCAAGGGCTTGTGAATCCCCTCACTGTTGCTGGCCTTCCAATATCCGGACGTGTTGAAAAGTGATTCCTTGGAGCTCCGGCTGAATGCGAATTTCCAACGGCAGACCAAGGAAAAGCGCTCCATCACGAAGCGAGTTGATCTCAAACGACTAGTGAAACATGCGATTCAATCCAGATCAAAAGCCGCTGAGGGACCAGTCAAATTCGTTGATGGGAGACGCAATAAAAATCTAGCCTTACCTGCTCTTTCGTCGTCGAAGACGCCAAACGGAAATGCGGGTCTCACGTACGGTGGAAACATTTTTGACGGTGGCTTTCCCTTCGGTGGTAAAGCGGGCCCAACGTCGGGAAATGGATCATCGTAACGTGGCTTCAGTGTCGGGCGTATGTACGGCGGGGTGTACCTTGGAAAATGCCCTCCTCCTGTACTTGAAATTCCAGAAACAGAAGGTAGCGTGGGCCTGACGTAAACTGGTGACAAGTTTTTCTTGGGCGGTGGAAACTCAAAGGCAGGGCCTGGCGGTGAGGGCCTTACGTATATCGGAGTCCGATGAGGTACATGGGAGGTGGGTTGACACAATGTTGTCTGACACGGCGGGCACGTCCACCTGGTAGTTGTCGGAATAACGGTTGTAGTTGTTGCAGAAGGTGGCGCCGGTGGGATATAcattcgagtagaagtgactggACTCGGTGAAGAATGTGTCACTGTGGTCCAGTTAGTTCTTGTGGGTGTTGAAAGATCTGTCCTGATTGTCGTAGTAAAAGCCACCGTGGTCGTTTCTGTTACTTTAGGAACTGTGAAGGAAGACCGCTCCGTATGAGAGGAACTGCTTGAACGAGTCGTTGTCCAGAACGGCCAGGTTGATGCAGTTTGGGGTGGTAGAGTAGTGCGCCTAGAATCCGGCGCCGGCATTGTTCTTGAAGAAAGTCTTGTTGGGAGAGTTGAAAGTGGGGTCGCTTCTGTCGAGGATGCGGTCACTGCTTCCGTAGTGACCGATAATGTTGTCGCTGGGAGTGTGCCTTGTGTTGTAGGAGGTGCTGTAGTTGGCGTTATTGATGTCCTTGATACCTCGGTTGTAAGCCGTGTGGGTGTAGTAGCTCTCTCGGTGTTCGTCGTCGGAGGAACAGATGCCATTGATGTCGTCGATGGCACACTTGTCGGCGGCAACGTGGTGTCAGACGTTTCTGTAGATGGTGGTACAGTTGTCGGCAGCGTCGTTGTTCGTGGCGCCGTCGCTTCAGGCGTCACAGTTGTTGTTGTGAACGGTACAGTTGTTACAGACGCTGTTGATGGTGACGTTGTCGTGTTAGATATCATGGCCTTTGTTGTAGGAAACACAAATCTTGTACCAGGAGTCAAAGTTGCTGGTGGCATTGTCGTTTCAGCAGCCGTACTTGGTGCGGGCGGTACAGTTGTTGTAGGCGCTGCTGATGGTGACATTGTCGTGTCAGATGCCGTAGTCGTTGTGGCGGGAGGCGCAGACGTTGTACTAGGCACCGGAGTTGTTCGTCCTGTACCAGGAGttgcagtggtcgttgtgggTGGTACAGTTGTTGACTGCATTGTTGTCCGTGGTGCCGTCGTTTCAGGCGTCAGAGATGTTGTTGTGAATGGCACAGTTGTTACAGACACTGTTGATGGTGACGTTGTCGTGTTAGATGTCATAGTTGTTATTGTACGAGGCACAAATGGTGTATCAGGAGCCAAAGTCGTTGGTGGCGTTGTCGTCTCAGTAGCCGCGCTTGTTGCGGGCGGTACAGTTGTTATAGGTGCTGTTGATGGCGACATTGTGGTGTAAGATGCAATAGTCGTTGTCGTAGGAAGCACCGATGTTGTACTAGGCACCTGAGTTATTGCTGGTTTTGTAGCAGGAATTGCAGTTGTTGTTGTGGGAGGTACAGTCGTTACAGGTGATGTTGATGGTGACGTGGTCTGGTCAGATGTCATAGTGGTTGTCGAATGAAACACAGATGTAT includes these proteins:
- the LOC135374495 gene encoding mucin-2-like gives rise to the protein MPTTASKEPRTVSPSTTQVPALNITLTLSSTPTLAPTTTAGTNVSVRTTSSAGVPSTTVPSSSLLPTTTVTARVSSETVKPTTETIAPSTKPAGTVSSTMLPVVTAAVTTALSTTVRLTTMTPTTESPNTTMMPTTSTRQTTRKPTTAAPVTTSVLLTTTALTLDTTLRTTSAEPTTTTVMPDTTLPSTTLPPTTPSATPHTIPPTTLTPGTTSETPTTLHMTTYTTTSPPSTAPITTVRVATPPAALDTTTPPGTLTLDTSVFHSTTTMTSDQTTSPSTSPVTTVPPTTTTAIPATKPAITQVPSTTSVLPTTTTIASYTTMSPSTAPITTVPPATSAATETTTPPTTLAPDTPFVPRTITTMTSNTTTSPSTVSVTTVPFTTTSLTPETTAPRTTMQSTTVPPTTTTATPGTGRTTPVPSTTSAPPATTTTASDTTMSPSAAPTTTVPPAPSTAAETTMPPATLTPGTRFVFPTTKAMISNTTTSPSTASVTTVPFTTTTVTPEATAPRTTTLPTTVPPSTETSDTTLPPTSVPSTTSMASVPPTTNTERATTPTRLTTEVSRTSITPTTAPPTTQGTLPATTLSVTTEAVTASSTEATPLSTLPTRLSSRTMPAPDSRRTTLPPQTASTWPFWTTTRSSSSSHTERSSFTVPKVTETTTVAFTTTIRTDLSTPTRTNWTTVTHSSPSPVTSTRMYIPPAPPSATTTTVIPTTTRWTCPPCQTTLCQPTSHVPHRTPIYVRPSPPGPAFEFPPPKKNLSPVYVRPTLPSVSGISSTGGGHFPRYTPPYIRPTLKPRYDDPFPDVGPALPPKGKPPSKMFPPYVRPAFPFGVFDDERADEPFKQALEEAEDVPFPDTYSFNEVVYPDICDTECPDVMHVNIVTRIPDIDDEVRIW